The window CCAGCAGCAACAAATGACGGTGGTATTACCAACCAAAAAGAAATTAGGATCAGGCTCAGCTGGTACAATTCCTGGTAGCATTAGTAGTTGCAGCTCAGGGCTGGGCTCTTCTGCACCTCCTTCAGGAGGTTCGTCATCGTCGTCCTCCAATAAGACGCCATCGCCTTCAAATACTACCAAATGGCAGCTAAGCAGATATTTCAACAAGGCCCCTTTACATCAGACACCAACACAAGATGTTGTATCTCCATCCACCACTTCGATTGTAAACACCGTGAATTCTATGAATGTTGCCAATCTCAATATGCCCATTACACTTCGAGGAGGAGCTCAAATTATACCTGAACCTCCCCAGCATGTGGCGAATATTAAAAATGAGTCGATGTTAGAGGATGTTGATGATGATCAAAATGATGGCAATGAGATTGAAGACGAAAGCTTACATAGAAGAAATAGAGGTACTAATAAAGGTGAAACATTCCCCCATCCGGCATTTCCATCGCGGAAAGCACCAGCTGGTCTCTCAGTCACCCCACTTTCTCCGATGTTGAGcgatattaaaaaagaaatttccaCGCCTCATGGGAGTATGGGAGTAAACCAACAGCAGGTGCCCATTTTAAATGCCTCGGAATTTGTATCAATACCTTCTTCACACATAAAACACGAATCGATGTCAATAGCTGGAGGACATACCACTATTACTTCCTATAGCGGCGATGTCATTGAAGGTTTATCAAATCTATCCTCTGATACTAATACAAGTGATGACGAAAGATTGCCTGTGAGGGGACCCACGGGTACACTACAAATTCCAGGTGTCCCAGCAGCTATAACAGCTTTGCCTCGCTCCCCACCAATGGTGCAAAAGACACAGATGTTAAATTCTGTTACTATGATACggataaataatattaattcatCTCCGACTGCACATTTAAGTCGACCACCTCCGCCTCAATCCAGAGCTAAAAAAcccagaaaaaaactgaaacagcAAACTAGTGCCACAGTAGCAACAGATACCAGTGATGAGGAACCAGATGACTTAACAAAACGTTTAGTTAGTCCGGCATCTAGTTGCACAACTAGTGGAATTACAAGTGGAGTTGTGGCTGGTCCCAAAAAAGGACGAGGAAGACCACGTAAGACTACTCCCAACCAAAGTGGAAACATAAGTTCAGCATCGTCAGCCTCGGCATCTGCTAAAGGACCAACATTAACCGCCAAAAAAGATATCAATAAGAAACCCGCCTCTACTACGAATGCAGCCACAGCAACCGCTCGAAGAAGAGCTTCTCGACTAAACTCATCAAATTCTTCTGCTCAAGACCTTAATTCTACCACCCCTACTAAACAGACAATTGTACAAGCTCCGATAGAACTAATACAAACAACACAGGTAACAACGCCAACGGTTTCTGTTAAAGAACAAATACATACTGCAAACGCCACTAGCGACGATTCATCATCTTCAACTGAGTCATCAACGTGTTCTATGTCAAAATCATCTTCGTCTATTTCGGATTCGGATGTAGAAGAAACAACCAACAAACAACATATAATAACTAACACTTCGTCATCGGAAGACGAAGGAACAAAACCAAAGGACAGTGCAAAATCTAGGACGTCTGGATCTGGGGAGCATAAACCCGCACCACCAAAGCGAAtagtaaaaaagttaaatacccGAAAATCGTCGCTTGAAGATTTATCAGCCCCCTTACCGGCATCTACAAAGCCTCATGATATGTCAATGTCCTCCTCatcttcttcatcatcatctGAATCGTCAGCAGAAGATTTTAGTCACCTTCCCAATGCTTCAACTTTAACAGGAGGGTCTTCACAACAAACCGCTACCTCTATTGGTGCAGGTAGTTCTTCCCAACGTTCTGCGAATCATCAATCACCGCATAAAGTGGCAAGTGCCTTTTTTTCGGAATCGAGTGGTGAGGAACGTTCTGATTCAGATTCAGGCGAGCCTCGAAAGGAAAAGGTAATATGTTCAGAGACATTGTACTatctttaagaaatttctattaattacattttttatatttagaaactAAAACGTGATAAACCaaaaagtgataaaaataaaataagtacgCTGACCCGTATATTTAAATCGTCAAATGAGGGAGGTGCTAAAAAGCAGGGCCAAGTTCTTATAGTAGACCAGTCAGaagaccaacaacaacagcaaatgcACCAACAACAGAAGCATATATCTCCAGCGTTAAGACTGTCTCAAGAAAATCTGTCCGCAGTACATAGTTCCCTACAAAATACTCCAACAGCACAATCTCCACGTTTGACACCTGGTGGTCATATGAGATCACCACGTTCTTTAAACATGACTCCTCTTACATCTCAGGTTTTAGCAGCTGGTGCAATGGTATCACATCGCACACCTGATCGTAGTACGTCGAGTGCCGAAAGAAAGTTACAACAACGTATAAAAACGCCAACCAGAACGCCTACTCGCACGCCACCAACCACGAGGACACCAACTCCAACGCCTGCAGTCGCAGCTACATTGCATCATCCAAACCCTTCTCCCTCACCATCATCAACGACGCCTTCTCATATTCATCAACAACACATAGCTCTTTTACAACCTCCGCCACCAACTTCcttaatatgtaaaattgatCTCTCTAGATTGTTGAATGTACCCGAGGAGTGGCAAACAAATGCATATCGTTTGTATGGCCATGCTCCTGGCCATCAGCAAAATCATTTGACACCAAGCGCTGGACGCACTCCAATATATGGTCATGAAACAATACTCAACGCTGACCTGCAGTCTTGCAACAACCAAATGCGACAGAAATCCACATCAAGTGGTAATATCAGTGGTGGTGGTAGTGGTAGTGCGACTCCTAGAAGTACGGGCAATCGAACCCCAATACAAATTGCCTCCACAATCTCATCAGCCTCCGAAAGAGAACTTTCTCACTCAAGAGAAAATCTCAACGACCTGgccaaagaaaattgtaattctGGTCGATTGAGTAGTCGTTCAACAGATGGCAGCATATGTGGTGGCGGTTCAACGCCAAAGGAACATTTGCTACCTCCCAATGGCTACAATTCTGCTGCAACAATGATTAGAGGTTATAATTCCCCTAATCCTACATTGAGTGGAGTAAAACTGTTGACCGGTGTTAAACATgaacaaattataaaacatgAACCTGATTCAGAATATTCCTGCaatgaaactaaatttaaaagtgATTCTTCTACAGATCCAGCACTCATAAAGCAAGAACTTTTAATACTcaaacaagactataaaccCAGTGATCTGTCGGAAAAGTCATCACTGTGCTCACCTAATGACTTACCCATGGAACCTAAACCACGGCGTAAACGCAGTACCAGCTCAAGTTCCAGTCCTTACAAAGAGAAAAAACGGAAAAAGGAAAAAGACTTAAATGCAATTGCGTTAACCGAAAAAGAGAAATTGGTTGTCGGCGCTAGTGACATTGTTAAAGAAAAGGAAATTGCAAATGATTCTTTAAAAGGAAAGGAACCCATTGCGACGGAAGATTGTTTAACGAATACAAACGGACAACAGCAGACACAGGTATTGAAAACTAAATGGcgcattattttttatagattttttttaattgtttttgtatttgtttttattttatattttcaaaggaACAACAATTTTCTCATACAAATCATGATCGGTTATTAATGGAGAATAAATTTCAGCAACAGCAAAGCACTGATAAATCAAATAgtcataataacaataatagcagcaaaacaacaaacaatgtCTCAAACACTGCCAGTCCTGCGCATTTACAAACTACAAACAACCATTCAACCACAATCGCCTCAACCAATAT of the Lucilia cuprina isolate Lc7/37 chromosome 2, ASM2204524v1, whole genome shotgun sequence genome contains:
- the LOC111679178 gene encoding AF4/FMR2 family member lilli isoform X1; the encoded protein is MDMKKISKPRMDDYEYERKQRREREKSERQQVQTSSSNREVALFSEPRRVNPSEDDDKISAKLGDYSKARDFINLYTVGISNSGHRHMPANAVLPGIVPTSSPLPNVSSGVATSASSTGSSSSSSSQRLLPPPPPQTQQQSQQPPHHYQQQQQQLRQTPYVKQADNKPPYNGRGGYPGQPVNRLSSGMAPPKGPPSGSLLPPATTHMPNGRQSTSSATSVEKSYLGPPTASSNSSSATHNGRFSQPSIPKQRQKPLPPENDIKEIINHVTNTFCPPKMLTGIDATPHNTLMENYNLSEKNKHKYSFDILAKTSIVEPLDSPPRKQMPAPRCVPPLSATSTTQMPSSKSVPSSAPTSSSSTYIAPATNTTATVGHLTSSTSSSSGQSSSSISNAAITSPTVPHSPILSRPSKEPMIKPLKTEKPTPPPIEKQNSTLENDLELSDSDDDRKKQNRSTVNSSDSSPSDSSESGSDSSRSEPQQQATIPAPHQLISQQQQMTVVLPTKKKLGSGSAGTIPGSISSCSSGLGSSAPPSGGSSSSSSNKTPSPSNTTKWQLSRYFNKAPLHQTPTQDVVSPSTTSIVNTVNSMNVANLNMPITLRGGAQIIPEPPQHVANIKNESMLEDVDDDQNDGNEIEDESLHRRNRGTNKGETFPHPAFPSRKAPAGLSVTPLSPMLSDIKKEISTPHGSMGVNQQQVPILNASEFVSIPSSHIKHESMSIAGGHTTITSYSGDVIEGLSNLSSDTNTSDDERLPVRGPTGTLQIPGVPAAITALPRSPPMVQKTQMLNSVTMIRINNINSSPTAHLSRPPPPQSRAKKPRKKLKQQTSATVATDTSDEEPDDLTKRLVSPASSCTTSGITSGVVAGPKKGRGRPRKTTPNQSGNISSASSASASAKGPTLTAKKDINKKPASTTNAATATARRRASRLNSSNSSAQDLNSTTPTKQTIVQAPIELIQTTQVTTPTVSVKEQIHTANATSDDSSSSTESSTCSMSKSSSSISDSDVEETTNKQHIITNTSSSEDEGTKPKDSAKSRTSGSGEHKPAPPKRIVKKLNTRKSSLEDLSAPLPASTKPHDMSMSSSSSSSSSESSAEDFSHLPNASTLTGGSSQQTATSIGAGSSSQRSANHQSPHKVASAFFSESSGEERSDSDSGEPRKEKKLKRDKPKSDKNKISTLTRIFKSSNEGGAKKQGQVLIVDQSEDQQQQQMHQQQKHISPALRLSQENLSAVHSSLQNTPTAQSPRLTPGGHMRSPRSLNMTPLTSQVLAAGAMVSHRTPDRSTSSAERKLQQRIKTPTRTPTRTPPTTRTPTPTPAVAATLHHPNPSPSPSSTTPSHIHQQHIALLQPPPPTSLICKIDLSRLLNVPEEWQTNAYRLYGHAPGHQQNHLTPSAGRTPIYGHETILNADLQSCNNQMRQKSTSSGNISGGGSGSATPRSTGNRTPIQIASTISSASERELSHSRENLNDLAKENCNSGRLSSRSTDGSICGGGSTPKEHLLPPNGYNSAATMIRGYNSPNPTLSGVKLLTGVKHEQIIKHEPDSEYSCNETKFKSDSSTDPALIKQELLILKQDYKPSDLSEKSSLCSPNDLPMEPKPRRKRSTSSSSSPYKEKKRKKEKDLNAIALTEKEKLVVGASDIVKEKEIANDSLKGKEPIATEDCLTNTNGQQQTQEQQFSHTNHDRLLMENKFQQQQSTDKSNSHNNNNSSKTTNNVSNTASPAHLQTTNNHSTTIASTNMPPPANVGLIPTVTQTPQPAATCLKNVQASAPTTSMPSVASSSSSPAAIAGASNSTTTEAVSAAASTTQPQVIYRSYFERDDDALSEEIRFVAESFIDYSNSSTYSSNNNNTTNSSVTAKFQNLLQIKDGKFLQEAVHRKHAADREQNTFNQVTLYLEAVVYFLLSGAAMEQHSRSEDAAWTMYKDTLSLIKFISSKFRHLQVSSANQHDTHNKVAILSLRCQSLISLKLFKLKRNFCRQINNICSDFFKSGKGDIINGNTPSSISPSNSVGSQGSGSNTPPGKIVPQDIHSALCQQNQYFTYLSSSHELWDQADRLVRQGNHTDFFIALDHENGPLTLHSNVYEVFRYVQAGLKKLKDEMLIQ
- the LOC111679178 gene encoding AF4/FMR2 family member lilli isoform X2; this encodes MDMKKISKPRMDDYEYERKQRREREKSERQQVQTSSSNREVALFSEPRRVNPSEDDDKISAKLGDYSKARDFINLYTVGISNSGHRHMPANAVLPGIVPTSSPLPNVSSGVATSASSTGSSSSSSSQRLLPPPPPQTQQQSQQPPHHYQQQQQQLRQTPYVKQADNKPPYNGRGGYPGQPVNRLSSGMAPPKGPPSGSLLPPATTHMPNGRQSTSSATSVEKSYLGPPTASSNSSSATHNGRFSQPSIPKQRQKPLPPENDIKEIINHVTNTFCPPKMLTGIDATPHNTLMENYNLSEKNKHKYSFDILAKTSIVEPLDSPPRKQMPAPRCVPPLSATSTTQMPSSKSVPSSAPTSSSSTYIAPATNTTATVGHLTSSTSSSSGQSSSSISNAAITSPTVPHSPILSRPSKEPMIKPLKTEKPTPPPIEKQNSTLENDLELSDSDDDRKKQNRSTVNSSDSSPSDSSESGSDSSRSEPQQQATIPAPHQLISQQQQMTVVLPTKKKLGSGSAGTIPGSISSCSSGLGSSAPPSGGSSSSSSNKTPSPSNTTKWQLSRYFNKAPLHQTPTQDVVSPSTTSIVNTVNSMNVANLNMPITLRGGAQIIPEPPQHVANIKNESMLEDVDDDQNDGNEIEDESLHRRNRGTNKGETFPHPAFPSRKAPAGLSVTPLSPMLSDIKKEISTPHGSMGVNQQQVPILNASEFVSIPSSHIKHESMSIAGGHTTITSYSGDVIEGLSNLSSDTNTSDDERLPVRGPTGTLQIPGVPAAITALPRSPPMVQKTQMLNSVTMIRINNINSSPTAHLSRPPPPQSRAKKPRKKLKQQTSATVATDTSDEEPDDLTKRLVSPASSCTTSGITSGVVAGPKKGRGRPRKTTPNQSGNISSASSASASAKGPTLTAKKDINKKPASTTNAATATARRRASRLNSSNSSAQDLNSTTPTKQTIVQAPIELIQTTQVTTPTVSVKEQIHTANATSDDSSSSTESSTCSMSKSSSSISDSDVEETTNKQHIITNTSSSEDEGTKPKDSAKSRTSGSGEHKPAPPKRIVKKLNTRKSSLEDLSAPLPASTKPHDMSMSSSSSSSSSESSAEDFSHLPNASTLTGGSSQQTATSIGAGSSSQRSANHQSPHKVASAFFSESSGEERSDSDSGEPRKEKKLKRDKPKSDKNKISTLTRIFKSSNEGGAKKQGQVLIVDQSEDQQQQQMHQQQKHISPALRLSQENLSAVHSSLQNTPTAQSPRLTPGGHMRSPRSLNMTPLTSQVLAAGAMVSHRTPDRSTSSAERKLQQRIKTPTRTPTRTPPTTRTPTPTPAVAATLHHPNPSPSPSSTTPSHIHQQHIALLQPPPPTSLICKIDLSRLLNVPEEWQTNAYRLYGHAPGHQQNHLTPSAGRTPIYGHETILNADLQSCNNQMRQKSTSSGNISGGGSGSATPRSTGNRTPIQIASTISSASERELSHSRENLNDLAKENCNSGRLSSRSTDGSICGGGSTPKEHLLPPNGYNSAATMIRGYNSPNPTLSGVKLLTGVKHEQIIKHEPDSEYSCNETKFKSDSSTDPALIKQELLILKQDYKPSDLSEKSSLCSPNDLPMEPKPRRKRSTSSSSSPYKEKKRKKEKDLNAIALTEKEKLVVGASDIVKEKEIANDSLKGKEPIATEDCLTNTNGQQQTQEQQFSHTNHDRLLMENKFQQQQSTDKSNSHNNNNSSKTTNNVSNTASPAHLQTTNNHSTTIASTNMPPPANVGLIPTVTQTPQPAATCLKNVQASAPTTSMPSVASSSSSPAAIAGASNSTTTEAVSAAASTTQPQVIYRSYFERDDDALSEEIRFVAESFIDYSNSSTYSSNNNNTTNSSVTAKFQNLLQIKDGKFLQEAVHRKHAADREQNTFNQVTLYLEAVVYFLLSGAAMEQHSRSEDAAWTMYKDTLSLIKFISSKFRHLQVSSANQHDTHNKVAILSLRCQSLISLKLFKLKRNFCRQINNICSDFFKSGKGDIINGNTPSSISPSNSGSGSNTPPGKIVPQDIHSALCQQNQYFTYLSSSHELWDQADRLVRQGNHTDFFIALDHENGPLTLHSNVYEVFRYVQAGLKKLKDEMLIQ
- the LOC111679178 gene encoding AF4/FMR2 family member lilli isoform X4 gives rise to the protein MDMKKISKPRMDDYEYERKQRREREKSERQQVQTSSSNREVALFSEPRRVNPSEDDDKISAKLGDYSKARDFINLYTVGISNSGHRHMPANAVLPGIVPTSSPLPNVSSGVATSASSTGSSSSSSSQRLLPPPPPQTQQQSQQPPHHYQQQQQQLRQTPYVKQADNKPPYNGRGGYPGQPVNRLSSGMAPPKGPPSGSLLPPATTHMPNGRQSTSSATSVEKSYLGPPTASSNSSSATHNGRFSQPSIPKQRQKPLPPENDIKEIINHVTNTFCPPKMLTGIDATPHNTLMENYNLSEKNKHKYSFDILAKTSIVEPLDSPPRKQMPAPRCVPPLSATSTTQMPSSKSVPSSAPTSSSSTYIAPATNTTATVGHLTSSTSSSSGQSSSSISNAAITSPTVPHSPILSRPSKEPMIKPLKTEKPTPPPIEKQNSTLENDLELSDSDDDRKKQNRSTVNSSDSSPSDSSESGSDSSRSEPQQQATIPAPHQLISQQQQMTVVLPTKKKLGSGSAGTIPGSISSCSSGLGSSAPPSGGSSSSSSNKTPSPSNTTKWQLSRYFNKAPLHQTPTQDVVSPSTTSIVNTVNSMNVANLNMPITLRGGAQIIPEPPQHVANIKNESMLEDVDDDQNDGNEIEDESLHRRNRGTNKGETFPHPAFPSRKAPAGLSVTPLSPMLSDIKKEISTPHGSMGVNQQQVPILNASEFVSIPSSHIKHESMSIAGGHTTITSYSGDVIEGLSNLSSDTNTSDDERLPVRGPTGTLQIPGVPAAITALPRSPPMVQKTQMLNSVTMIRINNINSSPTAHLSRPPPPQSRAKKPRKKLKQQTSATVATDTSDEEPDDLTKRLVSPASSCTTSGITSGVVAGPKKGRGRPRKTTPNQSGNISSASSASASAKGPTLTAKKDINKKPASTTNAATATARRRASRLNSSNSSAQDLNSTTPTKQTIVQAPIELIQTTQVTTPTVSVKEQIHTANATSDDSSSSTESSTCSMSKSSSSISDSDVEETTNKQHIITNTSSSEDEGTKPKDSAKSRTSGSGEHKPAPPKRIVKKLNTRKSSLEDLSAPLPASTKPHDMSMSSSSSSSSSESSAEDFSHLPNASTLTGGSSQQTATSIGAGSSSQRSANHQSPHKVASAFFSESSGEERSDSDSGEPRKEKKLKRDKPKSDKNKISTLTRIFKSSNEGGAKKQGQVLIVDQSEDQQQQQMHQQQKHISPALRLSQENLSAVHSSLQNTPTAQSPRLTPGGHMRSPRSLNMTPLTSQVLAAGAMVSHRTPDRSTSSAERKLQQRIKTPTRTPTRTPPTTRTPTPTPAVAATLHHPNPSPSPSSTTPSHIHQQHIALLQPPPPTSLICKIDLSRLLNVPEEWQTNAYRLYGHAPGHQQNHLTPSAGRTPIYGHETILNADLQSCNNQMRQKSTSSGNISGGGSGSATPRSTGNRTPIQIASTISSASERELSHSRENLNDLAKENCNSGRLSSRSTDGSICGGGSTPKEHLLPPNGYNSAATMIRGYNSPNPTLSGVKLLTGVKHEQIIKHEPDSEYSCNETKFKSDSSTDPALIKQELLILKQDYKPSDLSEKSSLCSPNDLPMEPKPRRKRSTSSSSSPYKEKKRKKEKDLNAIALTEKEKLVVGASDIVKEKEIANDSLKGKEPIATEDCLTNTNGQQQTQEQQFSHTNHDRLLMENKFQQQQSTDKSNSHNNNNSSKTTNNVSNTASPAHLQTTNNHSTTIASTNMPPPANVGLIPTVTQTPQPAATCLKNVQASAPTTSMPSVASSSSSPAAIAGASNSTTTEAVSAAASTTQPQVIYRSYFERDDDALSEEISKDGKFLQEAVHRKHAADREQNTFNQVTLYLEAVVYFLLSGAAMEQHSRSEDAAWTMYKDTLSLIKFISSKFRHLQVSSANQHDTHNKVAILSLRCQSLISLKLFKLKRNFCRQINNICSDFFKSGKGDIINGNTPSSISPSNSVGSQGSGSNTPPGKIVPQDIHSALCQQNQYFTYLSSSHELWDQADRLVRQGNHTDFFIALDHENGPLTLHSNVYEVFRYVQAGLKKLKDEMLIQ
- the LOC111679178 gene encoding AF4/FMR2 family member lilli isoform X3, with translation MDDYEYERKQRREREKSERQQVQTSSSNREVALFSEPRRVNPSEDDDKISAKLGDYSKARDFINLYTVGISNSGHRHMPANAVLPGIVPTSSPLPNVSSGVATSASSTGSSSSSSSQRLLPPPPPQTQQQSQQPPHHYQQQQQQLRQTPYVKQADNKPPYNGRGGYPGQPVNRLSSGMAPPKGPPSGSLLPPATTHMPNGRQSTSSATSVEKSYLGPPTASSNSSSATHNGRFSQPSIPKQRQKPLPPENDIKEIINHVTNTFCPPKMLTGIDATPHNTLMENYNLSEKNKHKYSFDILAKTSIVEPLDSPPRKQMPAPRCVPPLSATSTTQMPSSKSVPSSAPTSSSSTYIAPATNTTATVGHLTSSTSSSSGQSSSSISNAAITSPTVPHSPILSRPSKEPMIKPLKTEKPTPPPIEKQNSTLENDLELSDSDDDRKKQNRSTVNSSDSSPSDSSESGSDSSRSEPQQQATIPAPHQLISQQQQMTVVLPTKKKLGSGSAGTIPGSISSCSSGLGSSAPPSGGSSSSSSNKTPSPSNTTKWQLSRYFNKAPLHQTPTQDVVSPSTTSIVNTVNSMNVANLNMPITLRGGAQIIPEPPQHVANIKNESMLEDVDDDQNDGNEIEDESLHRRNRGTNKGETFPHPAFPSRKAPAGLSVTPLSPMLSDIKKEISTPHGSMGVNQQQVPILNASEFVSIPSSHIKHESMSIAGGHTTITSYSGDVIEGLSNLSSDTNTSDDERLPVRGPTGTLQIPGVPAAITALPRSPPMVQKTQMLNSVTMIRINNINSSPTAHLSRPPPPQSRAKKPRKKLKQQTSATVATDTSDEEPDDLTKRLVSPASSCTTSGITSGVVAGPKKGRGRPRKTTPNQSGNISSASSASASAKGPTLTAKKDINKKPASTTNAATATARRRASRLNSSNSSAQDLNSTTPTKQTIVQAPIELIQTTQVTTPTVSVKEQIHTANATSDDSSSSTESSTCSMSKSSSSISDSDVEETTNKQHIITNTSSSEDEGTKPKDSAKSRTSGSGEHKPAPPKRIVKKLNTRKSSLEDLSAPLPASTKPHDMSMSSSSSSSSSESSAEDFSHLPNASTLTGGSSQQTATSIGAGSSSQRSANHQSPHKVASAFFSESSGEERSDSDSGEPRKEKKLKRDKPKSDKNKISTLTRIFKSSNEGGAKKQGQVLIVDQSEDQQQQQMHQQQKHISPALRLSQENLSAVHSSLQNTPTAQSPRLTPGGHMRSPRSLNMTPLTSQVLAAGAMVSHRTPDRSTSSAERKLQQRIKTPTRTPTRTPPTTRTPTPTPAVAATLHHPNPSPSPSSTTPSHIHQQHIALLQPPPPTSLICKIDLSRLLNVPEEWQTNAYRLYGHAPGHQQNHLTPSAGRTPIYGHETILNADLQSCNNQMRQKSTSSGNISGGGSGSATPRSTGNRTPIQIASTISSASERELSHSRENLNDLAKENCNSGRLSSRSTDGSICGGGSTPKEHLLPPNGYNSAATMIRGYNSPNPTLSGVKLLTGVKHEQIIKHEPDSEYSCNETKFKSDSSTDPALIKQELLILKQDYKPSDLSEKSSLCSPNDLPMEPKPRRKRSTSSSSSPYKEKKRKKEKDLNAIALTEKEKLVVGASDIVKEKEIANDSLKGKEPIATEDCLTNTNGQQQTQEQQFSHTNHDRLLMENKFQQQQSTDKSNSHNNNNSSKTTNNVSNTASPAHLQTTNNHSTTIASTNMPPPANVGLIPTVTQTPQPAATCLKNVQASAPTTSMPSVASSSSSPAAIAGASNSTTTEAVSAAASTTQPQVIYRSYFERDDDALSEEIRFVAESFIDYSNSSTYSSNNNNTTNSSVTAKFQNLLQIKDGKFLQEAVHRKHAADREQNTFNQVTLYLEAVVYFLLSGAAMEQHSRSEDAAWTMYKDTLSLIKFISSKFRHLQVSSANQHDTHNKVAILSLRCQSLISLKLFKLKRNFCRQINNICSDFFKSGKGDIINGNTPSSISPSNSVGSQGSGSNTPPGKIVPQDIHSALCQQNQYFTYLSSSHELWDQADRLVRQGNHTDFFIALDHENGPLTLHSNVYEVFRYVQAGLKKLKDEMLIQ